In a genomic window of Halalkalicoccus sp. CG83:
- a CDS encoding mandelate racemase/muconate lactonizing enzyme family protein encodes MEIESVEAIPLRRDLDERFANAQKWIDSREYCLVRLTADDGTVGWGECWGPIAGNRELIEEYVAPRLRGRDPRDVERIHDDLVFELRSSFHSYVPASVVSGVDIALWDLRGRVLGEPISRLLGGHRRDEVRAYATGHFFPDVDSFDAIRESVVEEARGHVDAGFTALKNKIGLSRHFPYGVEEDVELVRAIREAVGDDVRLMTDANHGYGRAEALRVARELEALDVHFFEEPLPPEDLEGYAMLERRGPVAIAGGESWAFREEFDEVLDRGAASYLQPDLTSAGGITSTKRVVSAADARNLQVLPHVFGSAIALAASLQVLATIPGDPMFEFDRTPNPLREELPSEPIENDGMVVPVPDGPGIGIEIDPDTLDRFRADR; translated from the coding sequence ATGGAGATCGAATCGGTCGAGGCGATACCGCTACGGCGCGATCTCGACGAGCGGTTCGCGAACGCACAGAAGTGGATCGACAGTCGGGAGTACTGCCTGGTACGCCTGACCGCCGACGACGGCACCGTCGGCTGGGGCGAGTGTTGGGGGCCGATCGCGGGCAACCGCGAACTGATCGAGGAGTACGTCGCGCCGCGGCTCCGGGGGAGGGACCCGCGAGACGTCGAGCGGATCCACGACGACCTCGTCTTCGAACTCCGGTCGTCGTTCCACTCCTACGTCCCCGCGAGCGTCGTCAGCGGGGTCGACATCGCGCTGTGGGACCTCAGAGGGAGGGTGCTCGGCGAGCCGATCTCGCGGCTGCTCGGCGGCCACCGCCGCGACGAGGTCCGGGCGTACGCCACCGGCCACTTCTTCCCGGACGTCGACTCGTTCGACGCGATCCGCGAGTCGGTCGTCGAGGAGGCTCGGGGCCACGTCGACGCCGGCTTCACGGCGCTGAAGAACAAGATCGGTCTCTCGCGGCACTTCCCCTACGGCGTCGAGGAGGACGTCGAACTGGTCCGCGCGATTCGGGAGGCGGTCGGCGACGACGTCCGACTGATGACCGATGCCAACCACGGCTACGGGCGGGCCGAGGCGCTCCGGGTCGCGCGAGAACTCGAGGCGCTCGACGTCCACTTCTTCGAGGAGCCGCTGCCGCCCGAGGACCTCGAGGGATACGCGATGCTCGAACGCCGGGGGCCGGTGGCGATCGCGGGCGGCGAGTCGTGGGCCTTTCGCGAGGAGTTCGACGAGGTGCTCGATCGCGGGGCGGCGAGCTACCTCCAGCCGGACCTCACCAGCGCGGGCGGGATCACCTCGACGAAACGGGTCGTCTCGGCCGCCGACGCGAGGAACCTCCAGGTCCTCCCGCACGTCTTCGGCAGCGCGATCGCGCTCGCGGCCAGCCTTCAGGTGCTCGCGACGATCCCGGGCGATCCGATGTTCGAGTTCGACCGTACGCCGAACCCCCTTCGCGAGGAGCTTCCGAGCGAGCCGATCGAGAACGACGGCATGGTGGTCCCGGTCCCCGACGGTCCGGGGATCGGTATCGAGATCGACCCCGACACCCTCGATCGGTTCCGCGCCGATCGCTGA